A DNA window from Parabacteroides johnsonii DSM 18315 contains the following coding sequences:
- a CDS encoding RteC domain-containing protein: protein MYGLSKKKMPYLHLIDEAIGLLNTEIRLIEWRIKYPEQLQQRVNKQSLSPLFLADKTTLINIMEMVSGLFLSKDIVYQNGKPAYLVDLSKGFEWLFNIKIGDCYQKHEDVIKRKPGKLTGFLNGLADLIKKEHDKKGYR from the coding sequence GTGTACGGTTTAAGCAAGAAAAAAATGCCCTATTTGCATCTAATTGATGAAGCAATAGGACTTTTAAACACCGAAATACGTCTTATAGAGTGGCGTATCAAGTACCCGGAACAACTACAGCAACGTGTTAATAAGCAATCTCTTTCCCCTCTTTTTCTCGCAGACAAAACAACCCTTATCAACATCATGGAAATGGTAAGCGGTTTGTTCCTCTCAAAAGACATCGTATATCAGAACGGTAAGCCCGCCTATTTGGTGGACTTATCCAAAGGGTTTGAATGGCTGTTCAACATCAAGATAGGCGACTGTTACCAAAAACATGAGGACGTGATAAAACGAAAGCCGGGCAAACTGACCGGATTTCTTAATGGACTGGCAGACCTTATCAAAAAGGAACATGACAAGAAAGGGTATAGATAA
- a CDS encoding helix-turn-helix domain-containing protein: protein MYIDNDDFSAWMQKLYTKLEELCKDVRVLRNADRVLPEDDNLLDNQDLCLLFKVSIKTLQRYRAIGALPYFTISGKVYYKASDVREFIKERFSVTTLRQFEKEHCTKKKK, encoded by the coding sequence ATGTATATAGACAATGACGATTTCAGCGCATGGATGCAGAAGCTGTACACCAAACTGGAAGAACTCTGCAAGGATGTACGGGTACTGCGCAATGCCGACAGGGTACTGCCCGAAGATGACAACCTGCTGGATAATCAAGACTTGTGCCTGCTATTCAAAGTGAGTATCAAGACCCTGCAACGTTACCGGGCTATCGGTGCGCTGCCATACTTCACAATCAGCGGAAAGGTGTACTACAAGGCTTCCGATGTCCGGGAGTTCATCAAGGAACGGTTTAGTGTTACCACCTTGCGCCAGTTCGAGAAAGAACACTGCACGAAGAAAAAGAAGTGA
- a CDS encoding relaxase/mobilization nuclease domain-containing protein, producing MIGKIKKGSGFKGCVNYVLGKEQAALLHAEGVLAENNRDIIRSFILQAGMNPDLKKPVGHIALSYSPVDAPKLTDGKMIQLAQEYMREMKITDTQYIIVRHQDREHPHVHIVFNRIDNNGKTISDRNDMYRNEQVCKKLKAKHGLYFAKGKEHVKQCRLREPDKSKYEIYNAVKDEIGKSKNWQQLQTRLVEKGITIQFKYKGQTGKVQGISFSKGEYTFKGSEIDRSFSFSKLDKCFGDAGLNTARNNRQTISTPVQEPAQTPGKADSPLLVGLGGLFSASSSPADETPDNPDERKKRKKKRHLKL from the coding sequence ATGATTGGAAAAATAAAAAAGGGAAGCGGGTTTAAGGGCTGCGTAAACTATGTACTCGGCAAGGAACAGGCGGCTTTGCTCCATGCGGAGGGAGTGTTGGCGGAAAACAACCGGGACATCATACGCAGTTTCATACTGCAAGCCGGGATGAACCCCGACCTGAAAAAGCCTGTCGGACATATTGCGCTAAGCTATTCCCCGGTGGACGCACCCAAGCTGACAGACGGGAAAATGATACAGCTTGCACAGGAGTACATGCGTGAAATGAAAATCACCGATACACAGTACATCATCGTGCGCCACCAAGACCGGGAACATCCGCACGTGCATATCGTGTTCAACCGCATAGACAACAACGGTAAGACCATTTCGGACAGGAACGACATGTACCGCAACGAGCAGGTATGCAAGAAGCTGAAAGCCAAACACGGGCTTTATTTCGCTAAAGGCAAGGAACATGTAAAGCAATGCCGTTTGAGAGAGCCGGACAAATCCAAATACGAGATTTACAATGCCGTAAAGGATGAAATCGGGAAGTCCAAGAACTGGCAGCAGTTACAAACCCGGCTGGTGGAAAAGGGTATTACTATCCAGTTCAAGTACAAAGGACAGACTGGCAAAGTGCAGGGCATATCCTTTTCCAAAGGCGAATACACGTTCAAGGGTTCGGAGATAGACCGCAGTTTCAGTTTTTCCAAACTGGATAAATGTTTCGGGGATGCAGGACTGAACACTGCCCGAAACAACCGACAGACGATTTCCACACCTGTTCAGGAGCCAGCGCAGACACCGGGCAAAGCCGACAGTCCGTTACTGGTAGGCTTGGGCGGTCTGTTCTCCGCTTCATCCTCTCCGGCTGATGAAACGCCCGACAATCCCGATGAAAGAAAAAAGAGGAAAAAGAAACGACACTTAAAATTATAG
- a CDS encoding MobC family plasmid mobilization relaxosome protein, which produces MTEIRDKTGGRPAKSRIDKQNRVVSTKLTELQFYAIRKRAAEAGLCVSEYVRQAVVSAEVTPRLNRQDADTIRKLAGEANNINQLAHRANAGGFALVAVELVKLKNRIIEIINQLSDDWKNKKGKRV; this is translated from the coding sequence ATGACAGAGATAAGGGACAAAACGGGAGGTCGCCCGGCAAAAAGCCGGATAGACAAGCAGAACCGGGTAGTCAGCACGAAGCTGACCGAGTTACAGTTCTACGCAATCAGGAAGCGAGCCGCCGAAGCCGGGCTGTGCGTCAGCGAGTACGTCCGGCAGGCGGTTGTTTCGGCAGAGGTAACGCCCCGGCTGAACAGGCAGGATGCGGACACTATCCGCAAGCTGGCAGGCGAAGCCAACAACATCAACCAACTGGCGCACCGGGCGAATGCCGGAGGGTTCGCACTGGTAGCAGTGGAACTGGTGAAACTCAAAAACAGGATTATTGAAATCATAAACCAGTTGTCGGATGATTGGAAAAATAAAAAAGGGAAGCGGGTTTAA
- a CDS encoding toprim domain-containing protein produces the protein MTYKEANNISIKDYLNSLGIQPVTEKGSYGMYRSPLREDNTPSFKVDYNANLWCDYGTGEGGTLIDLVMKQHQCNAYGAICRLEQGNTASFSFHGKDLPERDTKRQAASPIEIRRIQPLQNPALMRYLQERGISPGTAAPYVQEMYYRIGGKPYFALAFRNDSGGYELRNPRFKGSTSKDITHIRQQGEPRDTCFVFEGFLDFLSFLTIRQQKSPDMPCTDWQDYVILNSTANTDKALYPLAGYGHIHCMLDNDEAGRKAVEAIRQEYKWRVRDASYLYSGHNDLNDYLRSLKVKQSQDLTVTDKPKPEQDNRQNPGEKRKRGLRM, from the coding sequence ATGACCTACAAGGAAGCCAACAATATCAGTATCAAAGACTACCTGAACTCTTTGGGAATCCAGCCCGTCACGGAAAAAGGAAGCTACGGCATGTATCGCAGCCCCTTACGGGAGGACAACACGCCAAGTTTTAAGGTGGATTATAACGCCAATCTATGGTGTGACTACGGAACTGGTGAGGGCGGGACGCTCATCGACCTTGTGATGAAGCAGCACCAGTGCAACGCCTACGGCGCTATCTGCCGACTGGAACAGGGCAACACCGCCTCTTTTTCCTTTCACGGGAAAGACCTGCCCGAAAGGGACACGAAAAGGCAAGCAGCCAGCCCGATAGAAATAAGAAGAATACAGCCGTTACAGAATCCGGCACTCATGCGCTATTTGCAGGAAAGGGGAATTTCTCCCGGAACGGCAGCCCCATACGTGCAGGAAATGTATTACCGCATCGGTGGCAAGCCTTATTTTGCGCTGGCGTTCAGGAATGATTCAGGAGGTTACGAACTCCGCAATCCCCGTTTCAAGGGCAGCACATCGAAAGACATTACCCATATACGGCAGCAGGGAGAGCCGAGAGATACCTGTTTCGTGTTCGAGGGCTTTTTGGATTTCCTCTCGTTCCTCACTATCCGGCAACAGAAAAGCCCGGATATGCCCTGCACCGACTGGCAGGACTACGTTATCCTGAACTCCACCGCCAACACGGATAAAGCCTTATATCCGTTGGCTGGTTACGGGCATATACATTGTATGCTTGACAATGACGAGGCAGGCAGGAAAGCGGTTGAAGCCATAAGGCAGGAATACAAATGGCGTGTCCGTGACGCATCATACCTGTACAGCGGTCACAATGACCTGAACGACTATTTGCGTAGCCTTAAAGTGAAACAATCCCAAGACTTGACAGTTACCGACAAGCCCAAGCCGGAGCAGGATAACAGACAAAATCCGGGTGAAAAAAGAAAGAGAGGGCTAAGGATGTGA
- a CDS encoding VapE domain-containing protein, whose amino-acid sequence MKKKRSDETRHIEGWQSKNERIESLLNVLYDFRFNTVKSRTEYRAASSSGLYQPVTKFVLNSFRRRLDATAGIVSSAENIRTILESDFARKVHPIREYFNALPLLNPAEHGHIGRLLNTVQVANPGKWEEYFTKWLIGVVANAMNDTGCQNHTCLVLTGDKQGQFKSWWLDNLCPTPLKNYLFTGKIDPQGKDTLTLIAEYLFINIDDQLKELNKQNENALKNLITTPAVKYRRPYDVYIEEYPHLASFMASVNGNEFLTDPTGSRRFLPFEVLHIDKPTAESIHMDNVYSEIMYLYRQGVRYWFNDAEIGELHLNNAEFEVQTIEFEMLTQYFEKPTEEEEPHFFMTTAQILARLRDICAMQLSEKRLGEALRKAGFKRVQKRINKQNYSVYGYRIKPVPVSSTNDDYG is encoded by the coding sequence ATGAAAAAGAAAAGAAGTGATGAAACACGGCATATCGAGGGCTGGCAGTCAAAGAACGAGCGCATTGAAAGCCTGTTAAACGTCCTGTACGATTTCCGGTTCAATACCGTAAAGAGCCGGACGGAATACCGGGCTGCAAGTTCTTCGGGCTTGTACCAGCCCGTTACAAAATTCGTTCTGAACTCGTTCAGGCGCAGGCTGGACGCAACCGCTGGTATCGTCAGCTCTGCCGAGAACATCCGTACCATACTGGAAAGCGATTTCGCAAGAAAGGTACATCCCATACGGGAATACTTCAACGCCCTGCCCTTACTGAATCCAGCCGAACACGGGCATATCGGCAGGCTCCTGAACACGGTACAGGTAGCCAACCCCGGCAAATGGGAGGAATATTTCACGAAATGGCTTATCGGTGTGGTAGCCAACGCCATGAACGACACGGGGTGTCAGAACCATACCTGTCTGGTATTGACAGGGGACAAGCAGGGACAGTTCAAATCGTGGTGGCTGGACAACCTTTGCCCGACACCGCTTAAGAATTACCTGTTCACTGGAAAGATAGACCCGCAGGGCAAAGACACCCTGACACTGATAGCCGAATACCTGTTCATCAACATTGACGACCAGCTAAAGGAACTCAACAAGCAAAACGAGAACGCATTGAAGAACCTTATCACCACCCCGGCGGTGAAATACCGCAGACCGTATGACGTTTACATAGAGGAATACCCCCACCTCGCCAGCTTCATGGCTTCGGTGAACGGCAACGAGTTCCTGACCGACCCGACAGGCAGCAGGCGTTTTTTGCCGTTCGAGGTGCTGCACATAGACAAGCCCACGGCAGAAAGTATTCACATGGATAACGTCTATTCCGAAATCATGTACCTGTACCGTCAGGGCGTGCGCTACTGGTTCAATGATGCGGAGATTGGAGAACTGCACCTGAACAATGCGGAATTTGAGGTGCAGACAATCGAGTTTGAAATGCTGACGCAATATTTTGAGAAGCCAACAGAGGAAGAAGAACCCCATTTTTTTATGACAACAGCGCAAATACTGGCACGTTTACGGGATATATGCGCCATGCAGCTATCTGAAAAACGGCTGGGGGAAGCGTTGCGTAAAGCCGGGTTCAAACGGGTACAGAAACGCATCAACAAACAGAATTATTCGGTATATGGGTACAGAATAAAGCCAGTCCCGGTATCCTCTACAAATGACGATTACGGTTAG
- a CDS encoding helix-turn-helix domain-containing protein yields the protein MNNPFEEIFKRLENIEKMIAPVMGAQPEKRQDGKEPVLVKISVASGITGYSVNYLYHLASKGLIPCVKRGRTLRFDMEELKKWMQQQYVPASNRLPDEKEKK from the coding sequence ATGAATAATCCTTTCGAAGAAATTTTCAAACGGCTGGAGAACATCGAAAAGATGATTGCCCCGGTCATGGGCGCACAGCCCGAAAAACGGCAGGACGGAAAAGAGCCTGTGTTAGTCAAAATATCCGTTGCCAGCGGCATAACCGGGTATTCGGTCAATTACCTGTACCACTTAGCCAGCAAGGGACTGATACCGTGTGTCAAGCGTGGGCGTACCCTGCGTTTCGACATGGAGGAACTAAAAAAGTGGATGCAGCAGCAGTATGTCCCGGCTTCTAACAGACTTCCCGATGAAAAAGAAAAGAAGTGA
- a CDS encoding helix-turn-helix domain-containing protein: MEIVTIEKRTFELWKQRFENFVGRVDALCVPLRRKRDKWLDNCETCRLLNVSARTMQTYRDTGKLPYSQINNKIYYKASDVETFLLSQVRDNSKK; the protein is encoded by the coding sequence ATGGAAATAGTGACGATTGAAAAGAGAACCTTTGAACTTTGGAAACAGAGGTTTGAAAATTTTGTGGGACGTGTGGATGCGCTCTGCGTGCCTTTACGCAGGAAGCGTGACAAGTGGCTGGATAACTGCGAGACCTGCCGTCTGCTGAACGTTTCAGCCCGGACGATGCAGACCTACCGTGATACGGGGAAACTGCCTTATTCGCAGATTAACAATAAGATTTACTACAAGGCTTCGGACGTGGAAACATTTCTGCTTAGCCAAGTAAGGGACAATTCTAAAAAGTAG
- a CDS encoding helix-turn-helix domain-containing protein, with protein sequence MDLITKDSDTTLVLFSSLDRVLENVEYVVMNYRPVLNGEHYLTGEEVCKRLCISKRTLQDYRDTGLLGYVQLPGKIIYRESDIMDLLEKFYQK encoded by the coding sequence ATGGATTTGATAACGAAAGATTCCGATACTACGCTGGTACTGTTTTCCTCCCTTGACAGGGTGCTGGAAAACGTGGAGTACGTGGTAATGAACTATCGCCCTGTATTGAACGGTGAACACTATCTGACGGGCGAGGAAGTGTGCAAACGGCTTTGCATCAGCAAACGGACGTTACAGGATTACAGGGACACGGGACTGTTGGGATATGTGCAGCTTCCGGGAAAAATCATCTACCGGGAAAGTGACATCATGGATTTGTTGGAAAAGTTCTATCAGAAATGA